One segment of Macrotis lagotis isolate mMagLag1 chromosome 1, bilby.v1.9.chrom.fasta, whole genome shotgun sequence DNA contains the following:
- the RDH13 gene encoding retinol dehydrogenase 13 isoform X2, producing the protein MGLWGDRRVNLRGRVILACRDLDKCEAAAKEIRGDTLNHHVDARLLDLASLKSIRAFAKKIMEEEERVDILINNAAVMRCPHWTTEDGFEMQMGVNHLGHFLLTNLLLEKLKASGASRVINVSSLAHIAGHLDFEDPNWEQRPYEAKAAYCQSKLAVVLFTRELSRRLEGTTVTANSLHPGVASTELGRHTSMHRSAFSSTVLGPFFWLLIKTPKLAAQPSVYLAVAPELSGVSGKYFNIFREKDPAPQAQDDVTAQKLWAWSAQLVGLEEAEALKAGPPVGSS; encoded by the exons ATGGGTCTTTGGGGGGACAGAAGGGTGAACTTGA GAGGCCGCGTCATCCTTGCCTGTCGGGACTTGGACAAATGTGAGGCAGCAGCCAAGGAGATCCGGGGGGACACACTCAACCATCATGTGGATGCCCGGCTCTTGGACCTGGCCTCTCTGAAGTCCATCCGGGCCTTTGCCAAGAAGATCATGGAGG AGGAGGAGCGTGTGGACATTCTGATCAATAATGCTGCCGTGATGAGGTGCCCCCACTGGACCACTGAGGACGGCTTTGAGATGCAGATGGGAGTCAACCATTTGG GTCACTTCCTTCTGACCAACCTGCTGCTAGAGAAGCTGAAGGCGTCAGGGGCCTCCCGGGTCATCAATGTCTCCTCACTGGCTCACATTGCGGGCCACTTGGATTTTGAGGACCCAAACTGGGAGCAGCGGCCCTACGAAGCCAAGGCCGCATACTGCCAGAGCAAGCTGGCCGTGGTGCTGTTCACCAGAGAGCTCAGCCGGCGGCTGGAAG GGACTACGGTCACTGCCAACTCCCTGCACCCCGGGGTGGCCAGCACTGAGCTGGGCAGGCACACAAGCATGCATCGCTCTGCCTTCTCCAGCACCGTCCTGG gcccctTCTTCTGGTTGCTGATAAAGACGCCCAAGTTGGCGGCCCAGCCAAGCGTGTACCTGGCTGTGGCTCCAGAGCTCAGCGGGGTCTCAGGCAAGTATTTTAACATCTTCCGGGAGAAGGACCCAGCTCCCCAGGCCCAGGACGACGTGACGGCTCAgaagctctgggcctggagtgCTCAGCTTGTGGGGCTGGAAGAAGCCGAGGCCCTGAAGGCAGGGCCACCTGTGGGGAGCTCGTGA